One window of the Grus americana isolate bGruAme1 chromosome 13, bGruAme1.mat, whole genome shotgun sequence genome contains the following:
- the LOC129212172 gene encoding arylamine N-acetyltransferase, liver isozyme-like, whose amino-acid sequence MNIEEYFARISYNESHKDADLQTLTGIFQHHIQAIPFENLSMHCGETIELDLQSTYNKIVRKKRGGWCLESNHLLFWALQELGYDICILGGNSYEPAKAAYTAEINHILLKVVIKGNSYIVDAGFGGAYQAWQPLMLISGKDQPQMPGIFRFMEDNGTWYFEKVKRKHYIPEQNVPFTDTPELGNIRKIYTFTLEPRHINDFQELNTYLQVSPDNILQKKSICSLQTAEGLYGLVGWTFTEMKYNYMEDMDLVQITTLTDEEVEKTLKDKFNIVLENKLVPVNVRGLPPNLVDTI is encoded by the coding sequence ATGAACATTGAAGAGTATTTCGCGAGAATTTCTTACAACGAGTCCCATAAGGATGCAGACTTGCAAACCTTAACAGGCATCTTCCAGCATCATATCCAGGCAATTCCTTTTGAAAACCTCAGCATGCATTGTGGGGAGACCATTGAACTGGATTTACAGTCTACTTACAATAAGATTGTGAGAAAGAAACGTGGTGGATGGTGCCTGGAAAGCAACCACCTTTTATTTTGGGCCTTGCAAGAATTAGGATACGACATCTGTATTCTTGGAGGAAACAGTTATGAACCAGCAAAGGCGGCATACACTGCTGAGATCAATCACATCCTACTGAAGGTGGTGATCAAGGGAAATTCCTACATAGTAGATGCTGGTTTTGGCGGTGCCTACCAGGCGTGGCAGCCATTGATGTTGATTTCTGGGAAGGATCAACCCCAGATGCCCGGCATCTTCCGCTTCATGGAAGACAACGGCACCTGGTACTTTGAGAAAGTCAAAAGGAAGCATTACATTCCCGAGCAAAATGTCCCTTTCACTGATACTCCAGAACTGGggaatattagaaaaatatatacattcaCTCTGGAGCCACGACATATAAATGACTTTCAGGAGCTAAACACATACCTACAAGTGTCTCCAGATAACATACTTCAGAAGAAGTCAATCTGCAGTCTCCAGACTGCTGAAGGGCTTTATGGCTTAGTTGGATGGACCTTCACTGAGATGAAGTATAACTACATGGAGGACATGGACCTGGTGCAGATCACAACTCTTACAGATGAAGAGGTTGAGAAGACACTGAAAGACAAATTCAATATAGTGCTGGAGAACAAACTCGTGCCAGTAAACGTTCGTGGCTTGCCACCAAATTTAGTGGATACGATCTAA
- the LOC129212173 gene encoding arylamine N-acetyltransferase, pineal gland isozyme NAT-3 — MDIKEYFARISYQGSYAKPDLATLTDIFQHHIRAVPFENLSIHCGESIELDLEATYNKIVRKKRGGWCMENNHLLSWVLKTLGYHVTLLGSKVYVPEYNAYADEIDHLLLKVVLDNKSYIVDGGFGMSYQIWQPMELVSGRDQPQTPGVFRFLEESGVWYLEKVKRKQWVPNQSISTSHNTEKEVCRRVYLFTLQPRDIEEFRARNTHLQTAPDSLFVTKSICSLQTADGIRALVGWKLTEIKYNYKDNMDLVEIRILADEEMEKTLKEQFNITLDKKFVPINTSRLSLF; from the coding sequence atggaCATCAAGGAGTATTTTGCCAGAATTTCTTATCAGGGCTCCTATGCTAAGCCAGACCTGGCTACCTTGACGGATATATTCCAGCACCACATCCGAGCGGTCCCTTTTGAAAACCTCAGCATCCACTGTGGGGAAAGCATTGAGCTGGACCTGGAAGCGACTTACAACAAGATAGTGAGGAAAAAACGCGGGGGCTGGTGTATGGAAAACAACCACCTCTTATCTTGGGTCCTGAAAACCCTTGGCTACCACGTCACCCTGCTGGGATCAAAAGTTTATGTCCCGGAGTACAATGCGTATGCAGATGAAATCGATCATCTGCTCCTAAAAGTGGTGCTTGACAACAAATCCTACATCGTGGACGGGGGGTTTGGGATGTCCTACCAGATATGGCAGCCAATGGAGCTGGTTTCGGGGAGAGACCAGCCGCAGACTCCTGGGGTCTTTCGCTTCCTGGAGGAGAGCGGGGTCTGGTACCTCGAGAAGGTGAAAAGGAAGCAGTGGGTTCCCAACCAAAGCATCTCCACTTCCCATAACACGGAAAAAGAAGTTTGCCGGCGGGTTTATCTCTTTACCCTTCAACCACGAGACATCGAAGAGTTCAGAGCCCGCAACACCCACCTGCAGACAGCGCCGGACTCGCTGTTTGTGACAAAGTCTATCTGCAGCCTGCAGACCGCCGATGGCATCCGGGCTCTGGTGGGGTGGAAACTCACTGAGATAAAGTACAATTATAAGGATAATATGGATCTGGTGGAAATCAGAATCCTTGCAgatgaagaaatggagaaaacactgaaagagCAATTCAATATAACACTAGACAAGAAATTTGTCCCCATCAATACTAGCAGGTTGTCTCTGTTTTAA